In one window of Actinomycetota bacterium DNA:
- a CDS encoding NADH-quinone oxidoreductase subunit N: protein MWRWPRYSGADLTRSLIAWLPEVLLILTALGLASADVVGGAVRRRIRTFAVGGLLAAVAAAVYLAANRAAFYGTYFGGTLRFDDMTSFGRVLFCTAGALVVMASWEFYEDESRLEYFTLFVMSLLGEVIVVGGQTMLMLFIGIELLALPTYALTAIIRRQQAAVEAGLKYFMLGMLASIVMLYGMSLLYGSFGTISYARPLFSGGTQMPGRADVVLFAFFLLFMGLGFKIVAFPFHFWSPDVYAGGSTPVVAYIATVPKVAIVLAIFRILGPTYAAGYPTIRLYIGLLALLSMTFGNLVALQQSDVRRMLAYSGISNTGYALVGLVAGGEAAFGALLFFLTVYTFANLGAFFVILGVSGQESTLMDEFNGLAKRSPLLAASMAIFLFSLGGTPPLAGFFGKFVLFKSAVDGGLAYLAAAGLINTVVAVGYYLRITQRMYALPPTSPEARMPRPRGMLAVALTLVLAATLLLGVFGIPWFARVV, encoded by the coding sequence ACTGATCCTGACCGCGCTGGGTCTGGCGAGCGCGGACGTGGTCGGCGGCGCCGTGCGCAGGCGCATCCGGACGTTCGCGGTGGGCGGGCTGCTGGCGGCGGTGGCCGCCGCCGTCTATCTGGCGGCCAACCGTGCGGCGTTCTACGGGACCTACTTCGGTGGGACGCTGCGTTTCGACGACATGACGTCCTTCGGCCGAGTGCTGTTCTGCACCGCCGGGGCGCTGGTGGTCATGGCTTCCTGGGAGTTCTACGAGGACGAGTCCAGGCTGGAGTACTTCACTCTGTTCGTGATGTCGCTGCTGGGTGAGGTCATCGTCGTCGGCGGGCAGACGATGCTCATGCTGTTCATCGGGATCGAGTTGCTCGCGCTGCCGACTTACGCGCTGACCGCGATCATCCGGCGCCAGCAGGCCGCGGTCGAGGCCGGGCTCAAGTACTTCATGCTGGGGATGCTCGCGTCCATCGTGATGCTGTACGGCATGTCGTTGCTGTACGGGTCGTTCGGGACGATCAGCTACGCGCGGCCGCTGTTCAGCGGTGGGACGCAGATGCCTGGCCGAGCCGACGTGGTGCTGTTCGCGTTCTTCCTGCTCTTCATGGGTCTGGGTTTCAAGATCGTCGCTTTCCCGTTCCACTTCTGGAGCCCGGATGTGTACGCGGGCGGCTCCACTCCCGTGGTGGCCTACATCGCCACGGTCCCGAAGGTCGCCATAGTGCTCGCCATCTTCCGCATCCTCGGTCCGACGTACGCGGCGGGCTATCCCACGATCAGGCTGTACATCGGTCTTCTCGCGTTGCTGTCGATGACGTTCGGCAACCTGGTAGCGCTGCAGCAGAGCGACGTCAGGCGCATGCTCGCGTACTCGGGCATCTCGAACACCGGCTACGCCCTGGTCGGCCTTGTGGCGGGAGGTGAGGCGGCGTTCGGCGCGCTACTGTTCTTCCTGACCGTGTACACGTTCGCCAACCTCGGCGCCTTCTTCGTCATCCTCGGCGTCTCAGGGCAGGAGTCGACGCTCATGGACGAGTTCAACGGCCTGGCGAAACGCTCGCCGCTGCTGGCGGCGTCGATGGCCATCTTCCTGTTCTCTTTGGGCGGCACGCCGCCCCTGGCCGGCTTCTTCGGCAAGTTCGTGTTGTTCAAGAGTGCCGTGGACGGCGGTCTCGCCTACCTGGCGGCGGCCGGTCTGATCAACACGGTCGTGGCGGTGGGCTACTACCTGCGCATCACGCAGCGGATGTATGCGCTTCCCCCGACGAGTCCGGAGGCGAGGATGCCAAGGCCTCGCGGAATGCTCGCGGTGGCACTGACGCTGGTGCTGGCGGCTACGCTCCTGCTGGGCGTGTTCGGGATTCCGTGGTTCGCGCGCGTGGTGTGA
- a CDS encoding universal stress protein → MPQPGGRIDCPLARRRLPWPHRSGGAVSRRGCAMLKTVAVPVELSDHDQRVLQFVAGMSRWGVRRVVAIHVAQLTGMERSVALQKESELSRTLDSICAGLEGSDIDFECVLAGGAPAAAIVQTAAEHSADAIVLGTRAKTVLNEITLGSVSEELARTSTLPVMLVPFKVLSESSADDIRAMGAEAFSYIQHPTDFSDPAERMLDFIKSLAGGGVGRVLVSSIIDPAKQDESGPHERSARRILAGIQRELAESGIEADTELAVGNVVDEILRLSKEHGTTSFAMGSRGRTIQGELLLGSVSLSVMRVSGRPVLIGH, encoded by the coding sequence ATGCCCCAGCCAGGCGGCCGCATCGATTGTCCGCTCGCGCGCCGACGGCTACCATGGCCGCATCGCTCCGGGGGAGCAGTCTCGCGCAGGGGGTGCGCCATGCTGAAGACCGTCGCCGTTCCCGTGGAACTGTCCGACCACGACCAGCGGGTGCTCCAGTTTGTCGCGGGGATGTCCCGGTGGGGGGTGCGGCGCGTGGTCGCGATCCACGTCGCACAGCTGACCGGCATGGAGCGCTCGGTCGCACTGCAGAAGGAGTCCGAGCTGTCACGCACGCTCGACTCGATCTGCGCCGGGCTGGAAGGCTCCGATATCGACTTCGAATGCGTTCTGGCCGGCGGTGCACCGGCGGCGGCGATAGTCCAGACGGCGGCGGAACACTCGGCAGACGCCATCGTGCTCGGGACGCGCGCCAAGACGGTGCTCAACGAGATCACGCTCGGCAGTGTCTCCGAGGAGCTCGCTCGCACCTCCACGCTGCCCGTGATGCTGGTGCCGTTCAAGGTGCTCTCCGAGTCCTCGGCGGATGACATACGCGCGATGGGCGCTGAGGCGTTCAGCTACATCCAGCACCCCACCGACTTCTCCGACCCCGCCGAGCGCATGCTCGACTTCATCAAGTCGCTGGCAGGCGGTGGCGTTGGCCGTGTGCTGGTGAGCTCGATCATCGACCCGGCCAAGCAGGACGAGAGCGGCCCTCACGAACGCTCGGCACGACGCATCCTCGCCGGGATCCAGCGCGAACTCGCCGAGTCGGGGATCGAGGCCGACACGGAGCTGGCAGTGGGCAACGTCGTCGACGAGATACTGCGGCTCTCTAAAGAGCACGGCACCACGAGCTTCGCGATGGGCTCGCGCGGGCGGACGATTCAGGGCGAGCTGTTGCTCGGCTCCGTGTCGCTGTCCGTGATGCGAGTGAGTGGCCGGCCGGTCCTGATAGGTCACTAG
- a CDS encoding bacteriohemerythrin produces MSRYDWDEKLATGDEDVDAQHRYLFGIINRLHDAILDGVGDELVARTIEELNEYIGVHFADEEALMQRVGYPGYEEQREQHADFAAETLELSEAFLAGTYVLPITLSVHIFTWLEDHVRHEDAKIAEWIRSQKHSWER; encoded by the coding sequence ATGAGCCGGTACGACTGGGACGAGAAGCTCGCGACGGGCGACGAGGACGTCGACGCCCAGCACCGCTACCTCTTCGGCATCATCAACCGGCTGCACGACGCCATCCTCGACGGTGTCGGTGACGAACTCGTCGCACGTACCATCGAGGAACTCAACGAGTACATCGGAGTCCACTTCGCCGACGAGGAGGCCCTCATGCAGCGCGTCGGCTACCCGGGCTACGAGGAGCAGCGCGAACAGCACGCGGACTTCGCTGCGGAGACGCTCGAACTCTCGGAGGCGTTCCTCGCGGGCACGTACGTCCTGCCGATCACGCTGTCGGTGCACATCTTCACGTGGCTCGAGGACCACGTGCGGCACGAGGACGCCAAGATTGCGGAGTGGATCCGCTCGCAGAAGCACTCCTGGGAGCGGTAG
- a CDS encoding DMT family transporter produces the protein MSAGRFSRLAVSLALVAVAMVWGGTFVMVKAAVAAYPLYAFLGWRFTVASVAFVVLFPGVFKRFGPGTLRVGLLAGVLLTAGYVFQTWGLQGTSASKAAFITGMFVVITPVLQAVVLRRVPHAYALAGVGLAVVGMWLLTGGVDGWNSGDTRVLLCAVAYSAHMIVLGGLGRRHDAVALTLVQLATAAVFCGAVAAVVERPPLPTGGQLWLALAVTGVLASAVAFAVQTHAQRLLSPTSTALILVCEPAFGGLFGWWLGGDVFGAPQLAGAALILGGMVSAEALAMLRPRGASDARLEPAVEGPPVAELGETGG, from the coding sequence GTGAGCGCGGGGCGCTTCAGCAGGCTGGCGGTCTCGCTCGCCCTCGTCGCGGTCGCGATGGTGTGGGGCGGCACCTTCGTCATGGTCAAGGCCGCCGTGGCCGCCTACCCGCTCTACGCCTTCCTCGGCTGGCGCTTCACGGTCGCGAGCGTGGCGTTCGTCGTCCTGTTCCCGGGCGTGTTCAAGCGGTTCGGCCCGGGTACGCTGCGCGTCGGACTGCTGGCGGGCGTCCTTCTGACGGCGGGCTACGTGTTCCAGACGTGGGGCCTGCAGGGCACCTCGGCGTCGAAGGCCGCGTTCATCACCGGGATGTTCGTGGTGATCACGCCGGTCCTGCAGGCAGTCGTGCTGCGGCGCGTGCCGCACGCGTACGCGCTCGCGGGCGTCGGGCTCGCCGTGGTCGGGATGTGGCTGCTCACCGGGGGTGTGGACGGCTGGAACTCGGGCGACACGCGGGTGCTCCTGTGCGCGGTCGCATACTCGGCGCACATGATCGTGCTCGGCGGGCTCGGGCGGCGGCACGATGCGGTGGCGCTCACGCTGGTCCAGCTCGCGACCGCTGCGGTGTTCTGCGGCGCGGTCGCGGCGGTGGTCGAGCGGCCGCCGCTGCCGACCGGCGGGCAGCTGTGGCTCGCGCTCGCGGTCACCGGCGTGCTCGCCTCGGCGGTGGCGTTCGCGGTGCAGACCCACGCCCAGCGGCTGCTCTCGCCGACGAGCACCGCGCTCATCCTCGTGTGCGAGCCGGCGTTCGGCGGCCTGTTCGGGTGGTGGCTCGGCGGCGACGTCTTCGGCGCGCCGCAGCTGGCCGGAGCTGCGCTGATCCTCGGCGGCATGGTGTCGGCCGAGGCGCTCGCGATGCTGCGGCCGCGCGGGGCGAGCGATGCGAGGCTCGAGCCGGCCGTCGAGGGCCCGCCCGTCGCCGAGCTGGGCGAGACGGGCGGGTAG
- the rsfS gene encoding ribosome silencing factor produces the protein MNARGARALDAREHALLAAEAASDKKAVDLIAMNVADQLVVTDYFVIATGTSDRHVATIAEAVERRMRDAGVHCIGREGEREARWILLDFGDVVMHVFQPAEREFYRLDKLWNDAERLALPEEIASPETAGAGAGAPDGE, from the coding sequence ATGAACGCGAGGGGAGCGAGGGCGCTGGACGCCAGGGAGCACGCGCTGTTGGCGGCGGAGGCCGCATCCGACAAGAAGGCCGTCGACCTGATCGCCATGAACGTGGCGGACCAGCTCGTCGTCACCGACTACTTCGTGATCGCCACCGGCACGAGCGACCGGCACGTCGCGACGATCGCCGAGGCGGTCGAGCGGCGCATGCGCGACGCCGGCGTCCACTGTATCGGCCGCGAGGGCGAGCGCGAGGCGCGATGGATCCTGCTCGACTTCGGGGACGTCGTCATGCACGTGTTCCAGCCGGCAGAGCGCGAGTTCTACCGGCTCGACAAGCTGTGGAACGACGCCGAGCGGCTCGCGTTGCCCGAAGAGATCGCGTCCCCTGAGACGGCCGGCGCGGGCGCGGGCGCTCCGGACGGCGAGTGA
- a CDS encoding LytR family transcriptional regulator: protein MTDEDARAPLSEDVPADEGAPIEGTPAEAAADEEQIAGLLDDERPRRSKLRRAPEAPSGWRGTRRRSKSRKVAKRAQAEYEVKEKVTDAVDTAGRVAWLTWRMVWTVVGVTVAVSLGLYLAATGVNGLARWMAKRAAERAQSAEGQSEAARDNLLVIAKDGGVAYGFLALRVEPEEQQVWGLAIPAAVFVEVPGQGLEKVGESLIGGPDVAMAAVSNFLGVRFDQYVVVDKAIYQSALEKQSVAGMIAGQQDTNLTAEAKTRFASVMDVAAGSRIGLAPLPVKPLSLGDEEYLEPQTEAVADLLAKWWDVTPESAAERVRIIVYNGAGVPGIGGVAAKQLIKAGFRVVSTGNADNFNYRETIITVETADAKPGEDVRRALGGVGKVSQRESTQGVADVIVIIGKDYKPPAGE from the coding sequence GTGACGGACGAGGACGCGCGGGCTCCGCTGTCCGAGGACGTGCCCGCCGACGAGGGCGCGCCGATCGAAGGGACGCCGGCCGAGGCGGCCGCCGACGAGGAGCAGATCGCGGGGCTGCTCGACGACGAGCGCCCGCGCCGCAGCAAGCTCCGCCGCGCGCCGGAGGCGCCGTCGGGCTGGCGCGGGACGCGGCGGCGGTCGAAGAGCCGCAAGGTCGCCAAGCGCGCGCAGGCCGAGTACGAGGTCAAAGAGAAGGTGACCGACGCGGTCGACACCGCCGGCCGGGTCGCGTGGCTGACGTGGCGCATGGTGTGGACCGTGGTCGGCGTGACCGTGGCGGTGAGCCTCGGGCTGTACCTGGCCGCCACCGGCGTCAACGGGCTCGCGCGCTGGATGGCGAAGCGGGCTGCCGAGCGCGCGCAGAGCGCCGAGGGCCAGTCCGAGGCCGCGCGCGACAACCTGCTGGTCATCGCGAAGGACGGCGGGGTCGCCTACGGGTTCCTCGCGCTGCGCGTCGAGCCCGAGGAGCAGCAGGTCTGGGGTCTCGCCATCCCGGCCGCGGTCTTCGTGGAGGTCCCAGGCCAGGGGCTCGAGAAGGTGGGCGAGAGCCTCATCGGCGGCCCGGACGTCGCGATGGCGGCCGTGTCGAACTTCCTCGGCGTGCGGTTCGACCAGTACGTGGTGGTCGACAAGGCGATCTACCAGTCGGCGCTCGAGAAGCAGTCCGTCGCCGGCATGATCGCAGGCCAGCAGGACACCAACCTCACCGCGGAGGCGAAGACGCGGTTCGCCTCGGTCATGGACGTGGCGGCGGGCAGCAGAATCGGGCTGGCGCCGCTGCCGGTCAAGCCGCTGTCGCTCGGCGATGAGGAGTACCTCGAGCCGCAGACCGAGGCGGTGGCGGACCTGCTCGCGAAGTGGTGGGACGTCACGCCCGAGTCGGCGGCGGAGCGCGTCCGCATCATCGTCTACAACGGCGCCGGCGTGCCGGGGATCGGCGGGGTCGCCGCCAAGCAGCTCATCAAGGCGGGGTTCCGCGTGGTGAGCACCGGCAACGCCGACAACTTCAACTACCGCGAGACGATCATCACGGTCGAGACGGCCGACGCCAAGCCCGGCGAGGACGTGCGCCGCGCGCTCGGCGGCGTGGGCAAGGTCTCGCAGCGCGAGTCCACCCAGGGCGTCGCCGACGTGATCGTCATCATCGGCAAGGACTACAAGCCGCCCGCGGGCGAATGA
- a CDS encoding HD domain-containing protein, which translates to MNAPLPTTTDVRASLASRLSERSLGHCERVAAAAASLASEYGLNPKAAELAGLLHDWHRDAGDDDLLASAEELGLDVDEVERARPYLLHARTAAAEVRREFPGIGEDVVHAVEAHTLGSVGMSDLAKAVYVADMIEPARSWEGVDELRASVGEVGLDELFFRAYQRTLCHLVAKRKRIHPRAHAVWESLVEEVRP; encoded by the coding sequence GTGAACGCGCCGCTGCCGACCACGACCGACGTGCGCGCGTCGCTGGCATCACGCCTGAGCGAGCGGTCGCTCGGGCACTGCGAGCGCGTGGCCGCCGCCGCCGCTTCGCTCGCGTCGGAGTACGGGCTGAACCCGAAGGCCGCCGAGCTCGCGGGCCTGCTGCACGACTGGCACCGCGATGCCGGCGACGACGACCTGCTCGCCAGCGCCGAGGAGCTCGGTCTGGACGTCGATGAGGTCGAGCGCGCGCGGCCGTACCTGCTGCACGCGCGCACGGCGGCGGCCGAGGTGCGCCGCGAGTTCCCGGGCATCGGCGAGGACGTCGTACACGCGGTCGAGGCGCACACGCTCGGATCGGTCGGCATGAGCGACCTGGCCAAGGCGGTCTACGTCGCCGACATGATCGAGCCCGCGCGCAGCTGGGAGGGCGTCGACGAACTGCGGGCCTCGGTCGGTGAGGTCGGCCTCGACGAGCTGTTCTTCCGCGCGTATCAGCGCACGCTGTGCCACCTCGTCGCCAAGCGCAAGCGCATCCATCCGCGCGCGCATGCGGTCTGGGAGTCACTCGTCGAGGAGGTGCGGCCGTGA
- a CDS encoding nicotinate-nucleotide adenylyltransferase, with protein sequence MGGTFDPIHFGHLVTAEEALVQFNLDSVVFMPTGTPVRKTHVRVSDAEDRYLMAVLATASNPDFTVSRMEIERPGPTYTVDTLEALREQYGHTADLFFITGADAVWEMLSWKDAGRYADLAVFIAATRPGYDLAAARQAHADAASGVRIEFMEVPSLAISSTDIRRRVAERRPVRYLLPESVAGYIAKMSLYREPE encoded by the coding sequence ATGGGTGGGACGTTCGATCCCATCCACTTCGGCCACCTGGTGACCGCCGAGGAGGCGCTCGTCCAGTTCAACCTCGACTCGGTGGTCTTCATGCCGACGGGCACGCCCGTGCGCAAGACGCACGTGCGCGTGTCTGACGCCGAGGACCGCTACCTGATGGCGGTGCTGGCCACGGCGAGCAACCCGGACTTCACGGTCTCGCGCATGGAGATCGAGCGGCCGGGCCCGACCTACACGGTGGACACGCTCGAGGCGCTGCGCGAGCAGTACGGCCACACCGCCGACCTGTTCTTCATCACCGGCGCCGACGCCGTGTGGGAGATGCTGAGTTGGAAGGACGCGGGCCGCTACGCGGACCTGGCGGTCTTCATCGCCGCCACCCGGCCGGGCTACGACCTGGCCGCGGCGCGTCAGGCGCACGCCGACGCGGCGAGCGGAGTGCGGATCGAGTTCATGGAGGTCCCGTCGCTGGCGATCTCGTCGACCGACATCCGCCGGCGCGTGGCCGAGCGCAGGCCCGTGCGCTACCTGCTGCCGGAGTCGGTGGCCGGCTACATCGCCAAGATGAGCCTGTACCGGGAGCCCGAGTGA
- a CDS encoding glutamate-5-semialdehyde dehydrogenase, with product MSEVTNLAKAAQVASRGLALTSTGQRNRALLAMAAALMSDQDAILAANAEDMEAAKAKNTAASLLDRLELNPARLKSMSEALKALSLLPDPVGEVVGGSKMHNGIRLEQIRVPLGVVAIIYEARPNVTADAAGLCIKTGNAVILRGGSMAIKSCLALTKTLAKAAVGTGLPDDCIQSIESTEHEAAEELMGLHGLVDVLIPRGGAGLIRSCVENSKVPVIETGVGNCHIYVHETADPKMAERIVVNAKCQRPGVCNAAETLLVDDEHYEKVLPPILKALEEQGVTIYGCDKTRGLGAITRINAATDEDWYAEYLDLKMAVKVVKNIDEAIRHITTYGSKHSEAIITTDYEAARQFVEAVDAAAVYVNASTRFTDGGEFGLGAEIGISTQKLHARGPMGLAALTSTKWVGYGSGQIRE from the coding sequence ATGTCTGAGGTCACCAACCTCGCGAAGGCCGCCCAGGTCGCTTCCCGCGGACTCGCGCTCACCTCGACGGGCCAGCGCAACCGCGCACTGCTCGCGATGGCCGCCGCACTCATGTCCGACCAGGACGCGATCCTCGCAGCGAACGCCGAGGACATGGAGGCCGCGAAGGCCAAGAACACCGCCGCGTCGCTGCTCGACCGGCTCGAGCTGAACCCCGCGCGCCTGAAGTCGATGTCGGAGGCCCTGAAGGCGCTCTCGCTGCTGCCGGACCCGGTCGGCGAGGTCGTCGGCGGCTCGAAGATGCACAACGGCATCCGGCTCGAGCAGATCCGCGTGCCGCTCGGTGTGGTCGCGATCATCTACGAGGCGCGTCCGAACGTGACCGCCGACGCCGCCGGCCTGTGCATCAAGACCGGGAACGCGGTCATCCTGCGCGGCGGCTCCATGGCGATCAAGAGCTGCTTGGCGCTCACGAAGACGCTGGCCAAGGCCGCCGTGGGCACCGGCCTGCCGGACGACTGCATCCAGTCGATCGAGAGCACGGAGCACGAGGCCGCCGAGGAGCTCATGGGCCTGCACGGGCTGGTCGACGTGCTCATCCCGCGCGGCGGCGCCGGTCTCATCCGCAGCTGCGTCGAGAACTCGAAGGTGCCGGTCATCGAGACGGGCGTCGGCAACTGCCACATCTACGTACACGAGACCGCCGACCCGAAGATGGCGGAACGTATCGTCGTGAACGCGAAGTGCCAGCGCCCGGGCGTGTGCAACGCCGCCGAGACGCTGCTTGTCGACGACGAGCACTACGAGAAGGTCCTGCCGCCGATCCTCAAGGCGCTCGAGGAGCAGGGCGTGACCATCTACGGTTGCGACAAGACCCGGGGCCTCGGGGCGATCACGCGCATCAACGCGGCCACCGATGAGGACTGGTACGCCGAGTACCTCGACCTGAAGATGGCCGTGAAGGTCGTCAAGAACATCGACGAGGCCATCCGCCACATCACGACCTACGGCAGCAAGCACTCCGAGGCCATCATCACCACGGACTACGAGGCCGCCCGGCAGTTCGTCGAGGCGGTGGACGCCGCGGCGGTGTACGTGAACGCGTCGACGCGTTTCACCGACGGCGGCGAGTTCGGCCTCGGCGCCGAGATCGGCATCTCGACCCAGAAGCTGCACGCGCGCGGGCCGATGGGGCTCGCAGCGCTCACCTCGACCAAGTGGGTCGGCTACGGAAGCGGTCAGATACGCGAGTGA
- the proB gene encoding glutamate 5-kinase — translation MARIVVKVGSSLLTREGGGLDRDFVGALSAQTAALRESGDQVVIVTSGAIAAGIEALGLSGRPEEIPALQATAAVGQARLIAAYADALASHGLVAGQVLVTRQDTHHRTQYLHACDTFARLLEMGAVPVVNENDTTAVEEIRFGDNDTLAAVVATMVHADLVVMLTDTEGLYTADPRTNRDADLLAHVDELTEEMVAAAGGAGSTVGTGGMITKIEAARVLMKAGIDLVLCDGRREGAVVAAARGEEIGTRFSGAEGQLKSRKLWIAAGAHAVGTVRVDEGAVVALTQRGRSLLPAGVTHVDGEFAPGDTVTLEGPSGEVIARGIVSMSSADLRLVLGMRTADIPAVLPGYAGEEVVHRDGLVVL, via the coding sequence CGGCCCAGACTGCGGCGCTGCGTGAGAGCGGCGACCAAGTCGTCATCGTCACGAGCGGCGCCATCGCGGCCGGCATCGAGGCGCTCGGCCTTTCCGGGCGCCCCGAGGAGATCCCCGCGCTCCAGGCCACGGCGGCCGTGGGTCAGGCGCGGCTTATCGCTGCGTACGCGGACGCGCTCGCCTCGCACGGGCTCGTCGCAGGACAGGTGCTCGTCACGCGGCAGGACACGCACCACCGCACGCAGTACCTCCACGCCTGCGACACGTTCGCGCGGCTGCTCGAGATGGGCGCGGTGCCGGTCGTCAACGAGAACGACACCACCGCCGTCGAGGAGATCCGCTTCGGCGACAACGACACGCTCGCCGCGGTGGTCGCCACGATGGTGCACGCCGACCTCGTCGTGATGCTCACGGACACCGAGGGGCTCTACACCGCCGACCCGCGCACCAACCGCGACGCGGACCTGCTCGCGCACGTCGACGAGCTCACCGAGGAGATGGTCGCGGCGGCCGGCGGCGCGGGCAGCACGGTGGGCACGGGCGGCATGATCACGAAGATCGAGGCGGCGCGCGTGCTCATGAAAGCCGGCATCGACCTCGTGCTGTGCGACGGGCGCCGCGAGGGCGCCGTGGTCGCAGCTGCGCGGGGCGAGGAGATCGGCACGCGCTTCTCGGGTGCGGAAGGCCAGCTCAAGAGCCGCAAACTGTGGATCGCGGCGGGGGCCCACGCGGTCGGCACGGTGCGCGTGGACGAGGGCGCGGTCGTCGCGCTCACCCAGCGCGGCAGGAGCCTGCTGCCCGCGGGGGTCACGCACGTGGACGGCGAGTTCGCGCCCGGCGACACCGTCACGCTGGAGGGCCCGTCAGGCGAGGTCATCGCACGCGGTATCGTCTCGATGTCCTCGGCGGACCTGCGGCTGGTCCTCGGGATGCGCACGGCCGACATCCCCGCGGTGCTGCCCGGTTACGCGGGCGAGGAGGTCGTCCACCGGGACGGCTTGGTGGTACTTTGA